From the Pleurodeles waltl isolate 20211129_DDA chromosome 6, aPleWal1.hap1.20221129, whole genome shotgun sequence genome, the window TGGCCAGAAGCCATTTACCGGTCGCAAACGGCCCCATGGGCCTTTTGCGACTGGCAAAACTGtttcatacatctgcccctaaatgttttgcgTCTTTCTAACTATGCCAAATTATTTTGTAGAAAGTGTGTTTCACCTACATCTCTAGTGCACTAATCATTACTTGTTCAAAAACTGTTTAATGAAGTTTCCAGCAGGTATTGCTCGATAAAGAATCCTTCACCTCTGAGACCTGTGCAGAAAAGTTCTGTTCCAAATAAGGGGGTGGCTTAAAATGCATGCTaaagtatgtaaagtagtacttctGTAGTACTGTGGGGTGTACTCCTACATGCCTTTGTGCATTAGCCACAAGACATCTAAAATAGGACTATACAAGGAATAAGCAAGGTCTCTGCCCCCTTTGCAGCTTTACTAAGAAGAGTGAGATTTTTCAGGCCgactcacaaaggcatgtaagagtctATAAAAAGAGTACTCCCGAATTACTTCCTAGAATCATaaacacctttgtgaatcagcctaaAGTGTGTTTGTGGATACATGTGTCTGTGCTCAGTGCACCTTGGGGTGGGCAACGTgatttcctgcactcacacagctTGTAACTTTGCAAGTGCCAAGCTCACCAGTTTTGCCGGAGGCCACCTTGGTTTCACTTTGCCCACCCAACGTGTTACCCAACCACCAGGCTGCAGGGAATGTAGAGCTGCCAGAAAGTCATAAAGTAGCCACGAGAGGCACACCGGCCCTGCATGGCATCAGCAACGCTGCAGCACACAGCCTCTGCTTTAGCTCGATTTTCTAACCAAACCTTGGCAGCTCTGTAGTTGGTCAACCTGGAGCACTTAAAAAAGTAACAGCATGAGTCCTGGCTATAGCATAGCTTTATCCAAAGGTTTAAGATGGCCGGAACCAATGGCAGATCCATGCTGCTGTCTCCCTGGACACGGAGTCAGTATTTGTCTACCCTGTGGTGAGCTTGCACGTCTTCTAGTGTATTGCGAATGGAACCCTAGTTGTGTGATTGAGTTGGGTCAAGAACTGACACAATATACAATTTCTAAAAGCCCAATTGAGAAGTTACAAACATCCTAATTGGTGCACAACAAAGTATCACTGAGTTACAAAATAGGTCCCAAGACCCCTGCAGCAGTACCGCTGTTCTAAGTTCATTCCACTGACTGTGAGTTAATTGTCAGACATTAGAACACAGCCATGGTGGGACTCACCTGATGGTTTATCCGTTGACGTTGGTCCACTGGTTACCAACGGCATGGTGGGTAGAGGAGGAGGTAACGCCTTCAAGTTCTGGTCCCCTTGGATCTCATTGGTGGATATTTGGTTGATGATGCGGTTGTAGTTGGGCGGGTGATAGGGTCTGCTTGGTTGCTGAGGTGTTTGTGGTATGGGTTTGACCGCGGGCAGTCTCTGGCAGTGCTCTTCCAGCTGGGCGATGATGGTGGACTGGTTACTTGCTAAATTTGCCAGATGCTGATATTTGTGTTCCAGATCCTTGTACTTGGTGGTGAGCTGCATCATCTCCGCCGTCTGGTTCAACACTTTGTTCTCCAGTTGGGAGAGTTCCAAGGCGTTGTCCCGTTTGCGGATGATTTCGTGGAGGAGCTGCATGTAGAGTTGCGTTACTCTGGAATTCATGTTGCGACTCTCCTTCCGCAGCAGCTTTACCTCATTGACTATCCCCCCGTCGACTTCGACCAGCTGTTGCAAGGTCTCAATCTGCCTCTTCTGCTTCAGAAGTTCGTTGTTCAGCAGATCAATTTCTTGCTTATTCACCCTATTTTCGGGTACGCTATCCGCCTCCTTGGAATTCACACAAATCGCCCCCGTTACTCGCTGCTGCGGCACAATAAAAGTATAGGTGCACTTGTCCTGCGCGTCAACCGCCCGCTTGTACCTGTTCATGTAAATAAACTCCTGCTCGGCGTCCCCATCGCTGCTCTCGAATTCCTCCGCCTTCCCCGCCCTTACCCCGCCTACAGCAAGTAGAAGTATAAGAAGTAACCGAACTGTGCTCATGGTCCTTTTAATACTCATTATCCAGATTGTTTCCTgggataaatttacatcagtgaagatctgaaaaaaaattgaaaaaagaattaCAATGAGTAAACTCTATAAAGAAGTCCATTCATTGGCAAGAAAATGTCTAAATATGTATTTTCATGACGCATGTGTAAACAGTGTGAATTTTTTTACACTTGCCAAGTTTTGTGATTTTAACTCCCCAAAGTTTGGGGAATTCCCTTGTTTAGGTTCACCTTTTccatgtaaatgtttctctgtgcatTGCAAGGATATGTTCACTTCCGTATGAACCCGTAATGACTCATGACATCCTCCAAGATGCAGACTATGTGGAGACCTCTTCTCTGCAGGTCTACCTCTTGTGGTTACATTGTTGCAAATAAGACATGATTTTCCCGCAAACGTGGGAAAGTGTAAACCATGCACTTTGGTGAAATTTGCAAAATTTTGCTTAGAGTTTATTGTTTTGGGTGTTTCTGCAGAGAAGTGCTTGAGAAACAGCAAACACCAGGAAAAGGTCCTGCAATAGAGTGTGTTAAGGGAGGCACAGTATGTACACCTTCTATGGGAGGCTTCTTTCAGTCTAGAGCTCAATACTTTACTTGGACTTCCTGGCTGTTTTCATCCCCAGGAGCCTGATTTTCTTTACAAAGTGCTCAGCTGCAGAGCTCTCATGTTGTTCTATGACAGGTGGGGGTAGTTGTCTGCTTTCCTTATTACTGGAAGACTAGAAGCCCCAGAACCCACACCGAGGCGCTGGATGACTATCAACACCTGACGTGGAGCAACCTAAGAGCGGGCATGGAAAGGCTGCAGATGACCCATGTGGTGCTTTTGAGAGCCGGAAGTGCCTGATAGCACCGGGTTCCTGTTCTCTGGATGGCTTAGGGTCTCACCCCCTACTTCCCCTCTACCACGTGGGCTCGGCTTCCCTTCCTGCTGGCCCTAGTAGAGCGCTACGTTCATCATGGCCAAGGACTGGTGGTTTGTGTACTGGGCCACTCCAAGCAGTGACAACAGGTTGTGCAGCCTCAGTGTCTCGCAGTAAATATTTGTGTTCTCTGTGTACAGCTGTGTATTCAGCCATGAGAGGTTTTCGGACAGCAAAGGGTGCTCTTGTGTTCCTCCCATAAACTGTAACTGTGTTTATCCAGCTGGGATAAGAGGTAGCAGTTCTGATTTAAAGAGTTGGCCTAGTTTAGCTCATTAGAGACCAGTTTATAAGAGAGCTGAAGTCATCATAGTATCTAAGGTCtcattgaaaacaagcatttgcaatgcaatgggtctcgcatttgtttgagttaaagctattgacattctaaattcttaactggatttttcttgcaacataaatgtgtcaaccctgccttataatttggtcttttcctgccacataattccaatgtccCTGCACatgactaaaacacttccatttaccttcttcctctatctgcagccaaaaatgaaaatgttggcatTTAGCATCCAAATTTGAATCTGCCATGCtatttccaatagaataccactttcaccaccccaccatcagaggtgCTGGATGgcgaacacaattcccaaaacaaaacaGCCACTCAGCAGtaacaagggaaataaactagaagtgtcacccaaacatataaagagtgttcaaacagtcacggTGTAGTAAGGATATTAAGCTGGCCTTATACACTATCATATaagcccaataaaaacctttatcagaaataaacatttggcattagagtgtaatgcttggAACAGCCCCTAGggaccccacaatgaaaatagcactcgtaagaaacatggtcatgttattatatagttagcccctagagggcataaccacatgaaaaagaaaatgactgaaagtattgcagtgtaaccatatatttagcccttgagagcgtagtgcattacacattttcagcgaTAGCAGGCTTATTGCAATGATATCACActcaagacccttaaaacacaaactactctcagctgtaaaacaaaagttccaaacaTGTgaaaggttaaaaagacactgaatgcaaGTAGGGGTTATTTTtatggtccccactaacctagtgtggggacccagagatgatctaggcaGGAAGAGTaggttgtggtgaacattttgaaggtggtcccgttgtcctaggaccaccacaggctgatttatgagcaaacatgttttgcaaaagaatgccctgcaaagcattatggaatgaccgagtgcagcaaatattgtaataCTCCAGAAcagaccctagaggacaccacaataaaaatataatttgtaagaaacatggccatgtaaccatataattagcccctagagggcataacctcaagaaaatagaatggcacaaagtaatgaagtgcaaccatatatttagcccctagagggtgtagtgtctgacacattttcaggcttagcaggcctactgcaatacttaggcccttagaacacaaactactcccaaatataaaacaaatgttctagccatAAAAGAGATTAAAAGACTGGATGGTggtagggattattattttggggtccccactaacttagtgtggggacacACAAataacctaaacagaaagagtgtgtcatgctgaatgttttggtggtggtcccattgtcctaataccaccacaggctgagttatgggcaaaaatggtttgaaaaagaatgcttgcaaagcattgtgaggcgacttttcccaagtgcagtgaatatcgtAGTATCAGGAGATCAGCATtatggatttctgtgttttttagtaaagcatttatcaaataCAAGTgattttgggaaagctatggagcgtgaaggggagagccaaaagaaatggctctgattaggtgacagtgtgaacaatgtgaccagcactccaaaaccgccgatggagtttgcgctgttggcgctgtgagggccatgggtgccatggagcatgaaggggagagacaaaagaaaaaacagttcacccatgcagaagtatatcggcaattgtgcaattatccatgtaacagagtcagtctgcaaggcgataacaaaaccgccccaaggcgggacaaatgtaaagcaattactaatgacatcaagagatttttgaaaggcaagtccacgaacgagtgaaagtgatgggcatgaggtgggtgtggttaaaagcccacaatacttatgacaggtcaaagcgcttgagcGCTCGACCTAATAAAAATAAGGGACCATATGTATCATTATtagaaatagtgattacctaaatgCAGTTCTCTGCGaaatgcaattaggtaatcgcaattCCTAATGTctaaaactccatgagtttcatttagaGTTTCCTAATGGGTCATAAagcgacctacctcattagtattaatcaggtaggtcacaatttgcgacccattaggaaacgcaaaaatcacagggatggtggccttctgagcTCAgagaagcaatcttttttttttaatgcggtccattttccttaaaggaaaacaggttgcttttaaaaaaagaaaaattaaattttttctcttcatttttacggtaggcagtggtccttgggaatgGTAGCAAAATGTTTTCGCTACCATTcagaaaggggtcccttggggacctcttcccatttgtgaatcGGTTACCACCTATGTGAAGTAGGttgtaaaatgcgaatgttttgcaaccacatttttgtcacaaaacattattgcgtacctctgcgattcagtattaggaagggatgccctgaacccgccccttcctaataccgaatcggtatgtattcacaatatattccaaactgtgattcagtaacattttaccgaatctcaaattggaattcatacataccaaaatacactttactggtcacaaaaatgcatgatacatatggcccaaagcctAGAAATCTTCTAGTTGGGCACTCAAGACAGAGATGCTGAAAGTTTTTCATCAGTTAGATGATTTAAGGGAGGGACAAGAGAAGGCATCAGAAATGTATCACTAAATGAACTCACCTTCCTTGATAGCCTGTCGGGGTATCTTATGGCCAGCTGTGAGTGTGGGTATGAGTCCACCACGAACCGTGAGAAAGAGAGCACTTCTGACTAGTAAATGCCTCCAGTAACTGATTGGTGGTGCcacacacatatatgtgagagGTGTTTGCAGTGTGCAGTCAGGGTGCTTTCTGCATCTGCGCAGATCAGTGGTGCCACAGCCTGGTATCCTATCAATCCCCTCAGACCTCCCCAGTCCCCTCTCCACTGATTCTATGCCCCGAAATGTGTCTCTCCTCCGAAAACTCATGCATGTCTTCCAAAGTGTTGTGTAAAAGATGGCTGCAAAGACATTGAAAGAGaggggaagcttgcagtgctgctctctGTGCCATGACTAGCCTATGTATCTattgccactgcatgcaccacagtGAAGGTTCCCTCATTCCATGACAAAGTCccacagtcctctgtacagctgggGCTGTGGAGCAAAGGAGCCACTATATGTACCACAATGAAGACTCCCATTCGATTCTAAAGTCCTGTGGTCTGCAATACAGCTGGGATTGTTGACTGAAGATGCACTGTATGCTCCACAGTGGAGGCTCTTGCCATTCTAAAGTACCCGGGGCCTTTATACAGCTGGTACTGTGGAGAAAAGATGCACCACAGTGGAGGCTTTCGAATTCCAACCTAAAGTCCCTCAGTCCTCCATACAGCTGGGATTGTGGAACAAAGGTGCACTGTATGCACCACAATGAAGACTTTCTTGATCCCCTCTAAAGTCCCTCAGTGCTCCAGGGGGTTTGTGGGCCAAAAGTGCCACTGTATGAACTACAGCGGAGGCTCTTGCATTCCCATTCTAAAGTCCTTCCGTCCTCCGTACAGCTAGGATGGTGGACTGAAGGTGCCACTACATGGACCACAGTGAAGGCTCTCGCGTTACATTCTAAAGTCCGTCCGTCCTCCGTACAGGTAGGATTGTGGACTGCAGGTGCCACAGTATGCACCACAGTGAAGGCTTTCTTGTTCCATTCTAAAGTCCCTCTGTCTTCTGCACAGGTAGGATTGTGGACCGAAGGTGCCACTGTCTTTACCACAGTGAAGGCTCTCGCGTTACATTCTAAAGTCCGTCGGCCCTCCGTACAGATAGGATTGTGGACTGAAGGTGCCACCGTATGCACCACATTGAAGGCTCTCTTGTTCCATTCTAAAGTCTCTTGGTCCTCCGTACGGGTAGGATTGTGGACCAAAGGTGCCACTGTATGTACCACAGTGAAGGCTCTTGCGTTACATTCTCAAGTCCGTCAGTCCTCCGCACGGGTAGGATTGTGGACTGAAGGTGCCACTGTATGTACCACAGTGAAGGCTCTCGCGTTACATTCTAAAGTCCGTCCGTCCTCCGTAAACGTAGGATTGTGGACTGAAGGTGCCACAGTATGCACCACAGTGAAGGCTTTCTTGTTCCATTCTAAAGTCCCTCTGTCTTTTGTACAGGTAGGATTGTGGCCCGGAAGTGCTACTGTATGTACCACAGTGAAGGCTCTTGCATTACATTCTAAAGTCCGTCGGCCCTCCGTACTGATAGGATTGTGGACTGAAGGTGCCACTGTATGCACCACATTGAAGGCTCTCTTGTTCCATTCTAAAGTCTCTTGGTCCTCCGTACGGGTAGGATTGTGGACCAAAGGTGCCACTGTATGTACCACAGTGAAGGCTCTTGCGTTAAATTCTCAAGTCCGTCAGTCCTCCGCTCGGGTAGGATTGTGGACTGAAGGTGCCGCTGTATGTACCACAGTGAAGGCTCTCGCGTTACATTCTAAAGTCCGTCGGCCCTCCGTACAGATAGGATTGTGGACTGAAGGTGCCACAGTATGCACCACATTGAAGGCTTTCTTGTTCCATTCTAAAGTCTCTTCGTCCTCCGCTCGGGTAGGATTGTGGACCAAAGgtgccactgtatttaccacagtgAAGGCTCTTGCGTTACATTTTCAAGTCCGTCGGTCCTCCGTACGGGTAGGATTGTGGACTGAAGGTGCCACCGTATCCACCACGGTAAAGGTTCTCTTGTTCCACCCTAAAGTCCCTTTGTCCTCCATACAGCTGGAATTATGAACATTAGGTACCACCGTATGCACCACAGTGGTGGCTCTCGCGTTCCCATTCTAAAGTCCTCGGTCCTCAGTACAGCTAGGATTGTGGACCGAAGGTGCCACCGTATGTGCCACAATGAAGCCTCTGTCTTGTTCCCATTCCAAAGTCCCTCTGTCCCATACAGCTATGAATGTGGAGCGAAGGGGTGAGGAGGGTGGCAGTTTTGAGGGAGTGTGGTCTTCATGCCTGGGGGACCTCCCCTGTGTTGTCCCATTACTAGGCCTGCATTGCAGACGAGAAGAGAACTTGGATACAATGTTTACTTCTGCTGTGTTACCGTGTTGATTTTTATAATTGGATCTTATAACTTATCCCTCTGTACATGACTTCACTCATAAACTCTTATAAATAAAACATTGCACTTTTTCCAACAACATTTGCAACTGCTAAGCAACGCTGTTTTGAATTCGTGACTCCCTAAAGTATTTCACAACTTTTACTATTGTTTGGAATAATGGCCTGGCGTGATTTATCCAATAAAGCAGAAAACCTGGACAGGTCGCGACAGGCGTGTTTTCAGATCACGGAGCTCAGTTCGGGTGCTCAAAGAGGGGGTACAGGGAACATGTGACTCTTCCGTCGGCACATCTGCCTCCTGAGGCGGGATCTGTGGCCCGTTGGCAGTGGGACTTTGAAATGCCATTGTTCGGTTCAGACACTGACCCGGGTGTTCTTGCAGGAAAACATGAGCCACTGGCTACACGAGAGTGGAATTTTCCTGTGGGGGGGATGTGTCTGGTTTTGACTGGATCTGGAGTGCCAAAAAACACAGGATGATTCATTTTATTTCACCTAAGTCCTGTAAACATTGCTACATCCTGAAAGCCACTGCGCGCGATATAATTCACTCTGCAATGTTTTGTACTTAGGGGCAGAGGGCGGGGCAGGTCACAGACCCTACCTGCACGGAAGACGACATTAAGGATGATGACGTCACTGCGTGCTTGCTAAAGGAATGACTTCGTGACTTAACTATGGTGACCACCAATCATAAAAGAGGACCTTGATTCAGTGGCGTTCAGCTCGGACATAAGACCATCATGTTTGTCTTGTGGTTGTGTGGAACATTCGGATGGTTAAATGGCTCGGTCCAAGGAACTTATATTCCTATTCACAAAAATAGGCTGCTTTCCAGAGGAATGTTTTCCCTCAAGTAGCCAGTGCAGGAAATTCTGGAGTAAATCATGAGTGTGGTACGCCTAGTGAAAGAAATATCTTCAGCACATGGGACCTAGGATTGCAGTTTGAGAGGGGCATAGGACACTTCCACTAACCACGTCATTTAACTTGTCCTCAGTTAAGGTGGGGGAAAGGCTGTTGGCATAGGATTGAATTTCAACCATAGTCCCTTCTAATGCTGTTCCTCTGTGATCTCTAGCTGATTCCTCTGAATAATGGTCGGATAGATCATGAATTTGTTGATGTTGGCTCGTGCAGACAATAATCCTGGAACAAGCAGAGGAGACATCAAAATAAGCCCCAATGCACCCAAAGTGTGCCCTACTGATGCAGAATTCTTAGCACCATTTCTGCATGCACCTAGAGCTTTAATCGCTAGGAACTCAACAACAATAGAGTTTTCTTAACTCCTGTTTGCCATTGACCTTTCACTGGTCTGACCTTTGCTTGCCTGAACCTATATGCGAACTTTTCTCCTTTTGTTGGGAGTGCAACTAGAACCTGACGAGCTTTATCTAGTTTTCTTGACCTTTTTAATGTTTCCATTCTCTTTGGACTCATCTCCTTCAGGGTGGACTATAGTTGTGGTGCTCCAGGAGTCTCTGAATCCCATTGGCTTTTCATCCTCACTAGAAAGAACTTTACTGCACTCCTTGAAGGTCATCACctgcatataaaacacacaagGGGTAATGGGAGGATTGCTTGCAATAAGTCTCCCACCACTAGCACCTGGGGTAGCAtcccaaaccattgtttttttgctcaccatgatacttcagtttggatccagccatatgcccatcaatcttgaccctgctccagcccgaactgccaagccagctcctctCTGAACCAAATCACAAGGAACCCGAGACCAGTTTCTGCCTGATTGGGCTACTTCAGTCGGGTCCAGCATTGTTCTGGTGACATAATGAGTAAGGTACCCACGTCtggcatacccttggccacttatggtgttacatgaaacacacaaaaggtgatgggaggatgcttgcagtGAGTCTAACCACTGCCAATCGCACAGTTccaatccattgctcttttgctcatcATAGTACtttagattagacccagccatttgcaaatcagtctttgtcctgcttcaaaagaaacattccagcccgaactgcaaagccaggtcctctcaGAACCTGAACACATGCAACCCAACACAGGTTTTTGTATGATTGGGGCTTTTTattcaggtgtagcttggttccagtggcacagtgagc encodes:
- the ANGPTL2 gene encoding angiopoietin-related protein 2, producing the protein MSIKRTMSTVRLLLILLLAVGGVRAGKAEEFESSDGDAEQEFIYMNRYKRAVDAQDKCTYTFIVPQQRVTGAICVNSKEADSVPENRVNKQEIDLLNNELLKQKRQIETLQQLVEVDGGIVNEVKLLRKESRNMNSRVTQLYMQLLHEIIRKRDNALELSQLENKVLNQTAEMMQLTTKYKDLEHKYQHLANLASNQSTIIAQLEEHCQRLPAVKPIPQTPQQPSRPYHPPNYNRIINQISTNEIQGDQNLKALPPPLPTMPLVTSGPTSTDKPSGPWRDCLQALEDGHDTSTIYLVKPDNANRLMQVWCDQRHDPGGWTVIQRRLDGSVNFFRNWETYKQGFGNIDGEYWLGLENIYWLTNQGNYKLLITMEDWSGRKVFAEYASFRIEPESEYYKLRVGRYNGNAGDSFTWHNGKQFTTLDRDHDVYSGNCAHYQKGGWWYNACAHSNLNGVWYRGGHYRSRYQDGVYWAEFRGGSYSLKKVVMMIRPNPNTFH